The Aedes aegypti strain LVP_AGWG chromosome 3, AaegL5.0 Primary Assembly, whole genome shotgun sequence genome contains a region encoding:
- the LOC5570054 gene encoding gamma-glutamylcyclotransferase, translating into MVLTEATSSTFNYFAFGSNLFLKRIRMESPSAVRKGIGYLEDYRLDFFHYAARWRGAPATIVEDKGHRVWGAIWQINIENLPDLDKQEGVHNQVYKPLTLPIRTSSGEVLQCRIYQLVKNPPKLEGTESGRPFERQPSKTYMNIIVRGAIESGLPSDYVEKLKTIKHNGHSGDPHFEIDLAVQDKLP; encoded by the exons ATGGTGCTGACAGAGGCAACTTCTAGTACCTTCAACTATTTTGCTTTTGGAAGCAATCTCTTCTTGAAACGGATTCGCATGGAAAGCCCCAGTGCAGTGAGAAAAGGAATAGGATATTTGGAG GATTATAGACTAGACTTTTTCCACTATGCTGCACGATGGCGAGGCGCGCCTGCGACAATCGTTGAAGACAAAGGTCACCGAGTGTGGGGAGCAATCTGGCAAATCAATATAGAAAACCTTCCTGACCTGGACAAACAGGAAGGAGTTCACAATCAGGTTTACAAGCCTCTTACTTTGCCTATTCGTACCTCATCTGGTGAAGTGCTCCAATGTCGCATATATCAACTCGTAAAAAATCCACCAAAACTAGAAGGTACTGAAAGTGGTCGACCATTTGAGCGGCAGCCGTCGAAAACGTATATGAATATCATCGTTCGAGGAGCGATAGAATCTGGACTACCGTCGGATTACGTGGAAAAGTTGAAAACAATTAAGCACAATGGACACTCTGGTGATCCACACTTTGAAATCGATTTGGCTGTGCAGGATAAATTGCCTTAA
- the LOC5570052 gene encoding 39S ribosomal protein L2, mitochondrial gives MASLARLFQNLAIKSIANDVRAIKVSNISTESLARVMNKPKPGTGKAYRRIVHYPEQYTVEPLKVTNLAGRDPDTGRLIAKGIGGGIKHKYHWIKWVRDGPLEGPPQIEKVIDVIHDGCRTAKVALVAVGDELKYIIATENMKAGDLIKTSRFIPRIPVRANEGDAYPLGALQVGTQIHCLEKYPGQQCHLIHSAGTYGTILRKFGDLVVVQLPSKQEFAFHQTCMATVGRVSNIYHNKTPIGSAQKNRELGNRPRSGLWHRKDGRHGRKIRKLPPMRVIAAPSEPAAQPITFTVKV, from the exons ATGGCGTCTTTGGCCaggttatttcaaaatttggcaATCAAATCGATTGCCAATGATGTGCGTGCAATAAAAGTATCGAACATTTCCACTGAGAGCTTAGCCCGGGTGATGAATAAACCTAAACCGGGAACGGGGAAAGCTTATCGTAGAATCGTCCACTATCCGGAGCAATACACCGTGGAACCACTGAAGGTAACCAATTTGGCCGGCCGAGATCCCGACACGGGACGGCTCATTGCTAAAGGCATTGGCGGTGGCATCAAGCATAAATATCACTGGATAAAATGGGTTCGCGACGGGCCCCTGGAAGGACCACCACAGATCGAAAAGGTTATCGACGTGATCCACGACGGGTGCCGAACAGCGAAGGTAGCGCTGGTCGCCGTAGGAGATGAACTGAAGTATATAATTGCCACAGAAAACATGAAGGCTGGAGATTTGATCAAAACATCGAGATTCATCCCCAGGATTCCAG TGCGTGCCAACGAGGGAGACGCATACCCACTAGGGGCACTTCAGGTCGGAACGCAGATTCACTGCTTGGAAAAATACCCTGGTCAGCAGTGTCATCTAATTCATTCGGCCGGAACCTATGGAACTATACTGCGCAAGTTTGGTGACCTGGTAGTGGTGCAACTTCCATCGAAGCAGGAATTTGCTTTCCACCAAACGTGCATGGCTACCGTTGGACGTGTTTCGAACATCTACCACAACAAAACTCCGATTGGTTCGGCCCAGAAGAACCGTGAGCTGGGTAATCGTCCCCGGTCGGGATTATGGCACAGAAAGGACGGTCGACATGGGCGCAAGATTCGTAAGTTGCCGCCCATGCGTGTGATTGCGGCCCCATCAGAACCTGCGGCACAACCTATTACCTTTACAGTAAAAGTGTAA